From one Pseudactinotalea sp. HY158 genomic stretch:
- a CDS encoding restriction endonuclease subunit S, whose product MSNARYPSYQSYDSPTFDKLPAHWRVVRGRHLIKIHTGSGDTVDADEIGEFPFYVRSDSPLRSSGWEFDTTAVLTAGDGAGVAKVFHLVSGKFMAHQRVYVLHDFRGVTPEFFFYAFKSMFHLMALDGSAKSTVDSVRRHMIADMPFGVPPLDEQHAIADYLDQETAQIDALVAKQEEFIGLLRERRSALRDNALTNGPIAGQSIEVTESAFLPELPDGWRAVPTRRVLAFGPSNGVSPEAGRVGDLRSLSIGAVRNGQVVLSDDVTKFIDRSAVRDIPRLRLVSGDVLIVRGNGNIRLVGRAGLVGNGFDSEEYIYPDLLMRIRTGLSMLPEFFVEAFESPASRNQIELLARTTVGTYKVSAADIRTIVLPLPPIEEQLAIVKHINEQKRQIDTLISKAEGHVALAKERRSALITAAVTGQFDVRTAKKGARV is encoded by the coding sequence GTGAGCAACGCGCGATACCCGTCATACCAGTCCTACGACTCGCCGACCTTCGACAAGTTGCCCGCTCACTGGCGCGTCGTGCGTGGACGGCACCTAATCAAGATCCATACCGGTTCAGGTGACACCGTGGATGCCGACGAGATTGGGGAGTTCCCGTTCTATGTTCGTTCGGACTCACCGTTGAGGTCATCTGGATGGGAGTTCGATACCACGGCAGTTCTCACCGCAGGCGACGGTGCCGGGGTTGCTAAGGTCTTCCACTTGGTATCGGGCAAGTTCATGGCTCATCAGCGCGTGTACGTGCTTCACGACTTTCGCGGGGTGACGCCCGAGTTCTTCTTCTATGCCTTCAAGAGCATGTTCCACTTGATGGCGCTCGACGGCAGCGCCAAATCGACCGTGGACTCCGTACGGAGGCACATGATCGCGGACATGCCTTTCGGGGTCCCTCCCCTCGACGAGCAGCACGCCATCGCCGACTACTTGGACCAGGAGACGGCCCAGATCGACGCGCTCGTGGCCAAACAGGAGGAGTTTATCGGGCTGCTCCGGGAGCGGAGATCCGCACTCCGTGACAACGCGCTAACTAATGGTCCTATCGCCGGCCAGAGCATCGAAGTGACAGAAAGCGCCTTCCTTCCGGAACTACCGGATGGTTGGCGCGCTGTTCCCACACGACGTGTGCTTGCGTTTGGGCCGTCCAATGGAGTTTCGCCTGAGGCTGGACGTGTTGGTGACCTGCGCTCGTTGTCCATCGGCGCGGTTCGCAACGGTCAGGTAGTGCTTTCCGATGATGTCACGAAGTTCATTGACCGCTCTGCGGTGAGGGATATTCCACGCCTGCGACTCGTCTCTGGCGACGTGCTCATTGTCCGCGGTAACGGCAACATCCGCTTGGTTGGCCGGGCTGGTCTGGTCGGCAATGGGTTCGACAGTGAGGAGTACATCTATCCCGATCTCCTAATGCGTATCCGCACTGGTCTTAGCATGCTTCCCGAGTTTTTCGTGGAAGCATTTGAATCTCCCGCGAGTCGAAATCAAATCGAGCTACTGGCCCGGACGACTGTGGGAACTTATAAAGTATCAGCTGCCGATATTCGGACTATCGTGTTGCCCCTCCCGCCCATCGAGGAGCAACTCGCCATCGTCAAGCACATTAATGAGCAGAAAAGGCAGATCGACACCCTCATTTCCAAGGCCGAAGGACACGTCGCTCTAGCGAAGGAACGTCGCTCGGCATTGATCACTGCCGCGGTCACAGGGCAATTCGACGTTCGCACTGCCAAGAAGGGGGCCCGAGTCTGA
- a CDS encoding type I restriction endonuclease subunit R, which produces MASPDGTREEAFETEIAEYLAAHGWEYSPTDDGYDAEQAIWPEDVHWWLSETQPDEYAKVVRVGTGAEAADREALLASLVSRLGTPMSSGGGTLNVLRRKFSHTRGATAHLRMCQFKPATSLNREVNEHYGKVRLRVVRQVHFSPKRGDSRSIDLVFFVNGLPVATCELKSFFKQEWRSAVTQYRKDRNPAGQPLLGFGTRALVHFAVDDDQVHMTTKLAGEKTYFLPFNRGHDDTGASGNPANPNGAATSYLWEQVLQRDTWLAILGSQMFLKTETDEDPATGRIKRSTALMFPRYHQWRAVTKLVRAIAEEGPGKRYLIEHSAGSGKTNTIAWTAHRLARLHDQANEKAFDKVLIVSDRRVLDAQLQQAVEQVDDTVGTVAVIDSAAVRRSGGSKSRALLDALTGSALIVVVTIQTFPYVKGLLDTTLGDKNFAVIIDEAHTSQSGKTAGDLKKVLTDGGEVTDQEELDSQDVVNQVVEADVARERKIAAETAARAGARNVSLLAFTATPKTKTKTLFGRFNDHGKPVSFDVYSMRQAIEEGFILDVLRGYQSYKTAFEIEQHAGDGLVTSITAGDDELVDSKAATRQIIRFAKLHPTNVGQKVEIIVEHFRANVAHLLDGHAKAMVVTDSRQAAVRYKVETDKYLKQKGYGYQSIVAFSDKISDDEYGLVDATEASMNAGLGSDLAREFRRPEYRLMLVADKFQTGFDQPLLCAMYVDKKLPDVHAVQTLSRLNRTYRAPSGELKDRTFVLDFVNDPEEIREAFLQYYTAAHVETATDPNLVHQLATKLAQARIYTPADVERYGEAWWAPVQSHSALTAAVSPARDEYIARWAKASESHDSQARDELRTFKKDCGSYVRLYDFMSQVVDYGTSDLEKLAEFLRQLTRLLPTDDSAVDVDVSGLELRQVRQIDQGKADIGLSGDQDTPALPGITGVGSHVSRQDPQQELLSEIVARINALFGAEFADPQIQGFVVAAAGMAEEDPRVADQIDHNALDQFMASPELREILTDAAVLNEGAFGKLTGALTGENGRADEFIRLIGQYLYQSRRMRMTDDETDSEDGVASGEGE; this is translated from the coding sequence ATGGCATCGCCAGACGGTACACGCGAGGAGGCGTTCGAGACCGAGATCGCCGAGTACCTGGCCGCACACGGCTGGGAGTACAGCCCAACTGACGACGGCTACGACGCCGAGCAGGCGATCTGGCCCGAGGACGTGCACTGGTGGTTGAGCGAGACCCAGCCCGACGAGTACGCCAAGGTCGTGCGCGTGGGCACCGGGGCCGAGGCCGCCGACCGCGAAGCGCTGCTCGCTTCCCTCGTGTCCCGTTTGGGCACCCCGATGAGCTCGGGCGGCGGCACGCTGAATGTGCTGCGCCGCAAGTTCTCCCACACTCGGGGTGCGACCGCGCACCTACGGATGTGTCAGTTCAAGCCGGCCACGTCGCTGAACCGCGAGGTCAACGAGCACTACGGCAAGGTCCGCCTGCGCGTGGTGCGCCAGGTGCACTTCTCCCCGAAGCGCGGGGACTCGCGTTCCATCGATCTGGTGTTCTTCGTCAACGGCCTCCCGGTGGCAACCTGTGAGCTGAAGTCGTTCTTCAAGCAGGAGTGGCGCAGCGCCGTCACCCAGTACCGCAAGGACCGCAACCCGGCCGGCCAGCCGTTGCTCGGGTTCGGCACCCGCGCGCTCGTGCACTTCGCCGTGGACGACGACCAGGTGCACATGACGACCAAGCTTGCGGGCGAGAAGACGTACTTCCTGCCGTTCAACCGCGGTCACGACGATACCGGCGCGTCGGGCAACCCTGCGAACCCGAATGGCGCTGCGACCTCGTATCTGTGGGAGCAGGTGCTGCAGCGCGATACGTGGCTGGCGATCCTCGGATCGCAGATGTTCCTGAAGACCGAGACCGACGAGGACCCGGCCACTGGTCGGATCAAGCGGTCCACGGCACTGATGTTCCCGCGCTACCACCAGTGGCGCGCAGTGACGAAGCTCGTCCGTGCCATCGCCGAGGAAGGACCTGGCAAGCGGTACCTCATCGAGCACTCGGCCGGCTCGGGCAAGACCAACACCATCGCATGGACGGCACACCGGCTGGCCCGCCTGCACGACCAGGCGAACGAGAAGGCCTTCGACAAAGTCCTGATCGTCTCCGATCGCCGCGTCCTGGACGCACAGCTGCAGCAGGCCGTCGAACAGGTCGACGACACCGTCGGCACCGTCGCCGTCATCGACTCCGCCGCCGTGCGCCGTTCCGGCGGCTCGAAATCGCGCGCGCTGCTCGACGCCCTGACCGGCTCTGCCCTCATCGTCGTCGTCACCATCCAGACCTTCCCCTACGTCAAGGGACTGCTGGACACGACACTGGGCGACAAGAACTTCGCAGTGATCATCGACGAGGCGCACACGTCGCAGTCCGGCAAGACCGCCGGCGACCTGAAGAAGGTCCTCACCGATGGGGGAGAGGTCACTGACCAAGAAGAGCTCGATAGCCAGGATGTGGTCAACCAGGTGGTCGAGGCCGATGTGGCCCGGGAGCGGAAGATCGCGGCCGAGACCGCTGCGCGGGCTGGAGCCCGCAACGTGTCGCTGCTGGCGTTCACCGCGACGCCGAAGACCAAGACGAAGACTCTGTTCGGCCGTTTCAACGATCATGGCAAGCCCGTGTCGTTCGATGTGTACTCGATGCGGCAGGCAATCGAGGAGGGCTTCATCCTCGACGTGCTGCGCGGCTACCAGTCCTACAAGACCGCCTTCGAGATCGAACAGCATGCGGGCGACGGCCTGGTCACCAGCATCACCGCTGGCGACGACGAGCTGGTGGACTCGAAAGCGGCGACGCGCCAGATCATTCGCTTCGCCAAGCTGCATCCGACGAACGTCGGGCAGAAGGTCGAGATCATCGTCGAGCACTTCCGCGCCAACGTCGCCCACCTGCTCGATGGCCATGCCAAAGCCATGGTCGTCACCGACTCCCGCCAGGCGGCCGTGCGCTACAAGGTCGAGACGGACAAGTACCTGAAGCAGAAGGGCTACGGCTACCAGTCCATCGTCGCCTTCAGCGACAAGATCAGCGACGACGAATACGGGCTCGTCGACGCCACCGAGGCGAGCATGAACGCCGGCCTCGGCTCTGACCTGGCACGCGAGTTCCGCCGTCCCGAGTACCGGCTGATGCTGGTGGCCGACAAGTTCCAGACGGGCTTTGACCAGCCGCTGCTGTGCGCGATGTACGTCGACAAGAAGCTGCCCGACGTGCATGCGGTGCAGACGCTTTCGCGGCTGAACAGGACGTATCGTGCACCGTCGGGTGAGTTGAAGGACCGCACGTTCGTCCTCGACTTCGTCAACGATCCCGAGGAGATCCGCGAGGCGTTCCTGCAGTACTACACGGCAGCCCATGTCGAGACGGCCACCGACCCGAACCTCGTGCACCAGCTGGCGACGAAACTGGCCCAGGCGCGCATCTACACGCCCGCCGACGTCGAAAGGTACGGCGAAGCATGGTGGGCACCGGTGCAGTCCCACAGTGCGCTGACCGCGGCCGTGTCTCCGGCGCGGGATGAGTACATTGCCCGCTGGGCGAAGGCATCCGAGTCGCACGATTCTCAGGCTCGCGACGAGCTGCGCACCTTCAAGAAGGACTGCGGATCGTACGTGCGCCTGTACGACTTCATGTCCCAGGTTGTCGACTACGGGACCAGCGACTTGGAGAAGCTCGCAGAGTTCCTGCGCCAGCTCACCAGGCTGCTGCCGACAGACGACAGCGCGGTCGATGTCGACGTGTCCGGGCTCGAGCTGCGCCAAGTCCGGCAGATCGATCAGGGCAAGGCCGACATTGGTCTGTCTGGTGACCAGGACACCCCGGCACTGCCCGGGATTACCGGTGTTGGTTCCCACGTGTCACGGCAAGACCCGCAGCAGGAACTGCTCTCAGAAATCGTAGCCAGGATCAACGCGTTGTTCGGCGCGGAGTTTGCAGATCCCCAGATCCAGGGCTTTGTCGTTGCCGCCGCCGGGATGGCGGAAGAAGACCCGCGCGTCGCCGACCAGATCGATCACAACGCGCTCGACCAGTTCATGGCATCGCCTGAACTGCGGGAGATCCTGACCGACGCAGCAGTGCTCAACGAAGGAGCCTTCGGCAAGCTCACCGGCGCACTGACCGGTGAGAACGGTCGGGCCGACGAGTTCATCCGCCTGATCGGCCAGTACCTGTACCAATCTCGCCGAATGCGGATGACCGACGATGAGACGGATTCGGAAGACGGCGTGGCATCCGGCGAGGGCGAGTAG
- a CDS encoding methyltransferase domain-containing protein, with protein sequence MGEAATDGSPARMPTVPVIPGEPYDGPLALECAHFRRDECRSCTLLPLEPDEQGSRAMRRLRGLLPDPGIEWSAPVRSAAGGFRTKAKMVVTGTSERPVLGLPGAPGTAPADLRDCPLYPPELTAALEHVAWFITRAALPPYRVDRRRGELKHVLLTLGRGEDSAGRLMLRFVLRSEAALPRIREHLPALLERIPGLEVVSANLHPAHAATLEGEREIVLTEAATLPVDLGGLTFHVRPRSFLQTNPAVAAELYRQGADWAGAAQSVWDLYCGVGPFGLHVARADPSREVVGVETSREAVDSARLTARSAGLRARFEVADATSWAIEQPAGPDLVIVNPPRRGIGTALASWLDASSTGAVLYSSCNPASLARDLARMPQLRPVRARLFEMFPHTAHSEVLVLLRRAA encoded by the coding sequence GTGGGTGAGGCGGCGACCGACGGGTCGCCGGCGCGCATGCCGACCGTGCCCGTGATCCCGGGGGAGCCCTACGACGGCCCGCTCGCGCTCGAGTGCGCGCACTTCCGGCGCGACGAGTGCCGCTCGTGCACGCTGCTGCCGCTCGAGCCGGACGAACAGGGCTCCCGGGCGATGCGGCGGCTGCGCGGCCTGCTCCCCGATCCCGGGATCGAGTGGTCGGCGCCGGTCCGCTCGGCCGCCGGGGGCTTTCGCACCAAGGCGAAGATGGTCGTGACCGGCACCTCCGAGCGCCCGGTCCTCGGGCTGCCGGGGGCGCCCGGCACGGCGCCGGCCGATCTGCGCGACTGCCCGCTCTATCCGCCCGAGCTCACGGCCGCCCTCGAACACGTCGCCTGGTTCATCACCCGGGCCGCCCTCCCGCCCTATCGGGTGGACCGGCGCCGCGGCGAGCTCAAGCACGTGCTCCTCACGCTCGGCCGCGGCGAGGACTCGGCGGGGCGCCTCATGCTCCGGTTCGTGCTCCGCTCCGAGGCCGCGCTGCCCCGGATCCGCGAGCACCTGCCCGCCCTGCTCGAGCGCATCCCCGGCCTGGAGGTCGTCTCCGCCAACCTCCATCCCGCCCACGCGGCCACCCTCGAGGGGGAGCGGGAGATCGTCCTGACCGAGGCCGCCACCCTGCCCGTCGACCTCGGCGGGCTGACGTTCCACGTGCGCCCGCGCAGCTTCCTGCAGACCAACCCCGCCGTCGCGGCCGAGCTCTACCGCCAGGGCGCGGACTGGGCCGGCGCGGCCCAAAGCGTCTGGGACCTGTACTGCGGGGTCGGGCCGTTCGGGCTGCATGTCGCCCGGGCCGACCCGTCCCGGGAGGTGGTCGGGGTCGAGACGAGCCGCGAGGCCGTCGACTCCGCCCGCCTCACCGCACGGTCCGCCGGCCTGCGGGCCCGCTTCGAGGTCGCCGACGCCACGAGCTGGGCCATCGAGCAGCCGGCCGGGCCCGACCTGGTCATCGTCAACCCGCCCCGGCGCGGCATCGGCACCGCCCTGGCCTCCTGGCTCGACGCCTCGAGCACCGGCGCCGTGCTCTACTCCTCCTGCAATCCGGCCAGCCTCGCCCGCGACCTGGCCCGCATGCCGCAGCTGCGCCCCGTGCGGGCCCGGCTCTTCGAGATGTTCCCGCACACGGCCCACAGCGAGGTGCTCGTGCTCCTGCGCCGCGCCGCCTGA
- a CDS encoding class I SAM-dependent DNA methyltransferase has product MSVLSSFVWSVADTLRGPYSEAEYGSVILPLTVLRRLECVMEPHREVMAEIVGKHEGEQQRRTHLKLRTRSDDSAGLSFWTTSNYTLKRALQDPDNLAPNLIDYVGGFSANLDVFKSFNFENIIRTLDTRDRLAQVTRHFEKIDMSPAAVSNADMGDLFENLIYRFAESANDGAGQFYTPRDVVRLLVDLIYDEDTDALRERGTVRSIYDPTVGTGGMLTVADEHLHDLNPGASTALFGQEINPRTYAICKADLLIKGQDPSNVRQGDTLVVDRFEDLRFDYVLSNPPFGTDWKAVESDVKNEHARGGQCRFAPGLPAVGDAAMLFLLHVASKMRDVDETGRGGKAGIVLNGSPLFNGGAGSGPSEIRGHMLENDLVEAIVALPNDMFYNTGIATYLWILSNAKSDERKGKIQLIDATGLGSKLRKSIGSKRVEVSEADRDRIVQAFAGTQAEDDNPDVPVKVFSNRDFAYWTITVERPLQLRFQCTPEAISAVAEHKKLGKVEGLVNALEAFGDEAYLNREKFNKAIGKHLGDHSVSLTTAQRKTLWQTIGVHDDTADYCRVATGKNKGEIEPDPALRDTENVPFGWGGRPKTHEALRETVQAYFDAEVKPHVDDAWIDWDKTKTGYEIPFTRHFYTYEPPRPLAEIDADLERVVGEIMGLLREVEA; this is encoded by the coding sequence GTGTCAGTCCTTTCCAGCTTCGTGTGGAGTGTCGCCGACACGCTCCGGGGCCCCTACAGCGAGGCCGAGTACGGTTCGGTCATTCTTCCCTTAACCGTGTTGCGACGCCTCGAGTGCGTGATGGAGCCGCACCGCGAAGTCATGGCCGAGATCGTCGGGAAGCACGAGGGTGAGCAGCAGCGGCGCACGCATCTGAAGCTGCGGACACGGAGCGACGATAGCGCTGGTTTGTCCTTCTGGACGACCAGCAACTACACCTTGAAGAGAGCTCTGCAGGACCCGGATAACTTGGCCCCGAACCTGATCGACTACGTCGGCGGTTTCTCCGCGAACCTGGACGTGTTCAAGTCCTTCAACTTCGAGAACATCATCCGCACCCTCGATACGCGTGACCGGCTGGCCCAGGTGACCCGCCACTTCGAGAAGATCGACATGTCCCCGGCAGCTGTGTCCAATGCCGACATGGGTGACCTGTTCGAGAACCTCATCTACCGCTTCGCCGAGTCCGCCAACGACGGCGCGGGACAGTTCTACACGCCCCGCGACGTGGTGCGCTTGCTGGTCGACCTGATCTACGACGAGGACACCGACGCGCTGCGCGAGCGCGGCACCGTGCGCTCGATCTACGACCCGACGGTCGGCACCGGCGGCATGCTCACCGTCGCCGACGAGCACCTACATGACCTCAACCCCGGCGCGTCGACCGCGCTGTTCGGCCAGGAGATCAATCCCCGCACCTACGCCATCTGCAAGGCCGACCTGCTCATCAAGGGCCAGGATCCGTCCAACGTCCGCCAGGGCGACACCCTGGTCGTGGACCGATTCGAGGACCTGCGCTTCGACTACGTGCTCTCGAACCCTCCGTTCGGCACCGACTGGAAAGCCGTCGAATCCGACGTGAAGAACGAACACGCCCGCGGCGGCCAGTGCCGCTTCGCACCGGGCCTGCCCGCCGTCGGCGATGCGGCGATGCTGTTCCTGCTGCATGTTGCGTCGAAGATGCGCGACGTCGACGAGACCGGGCGCGGCGGCAAGGCCGGCATCGTCCTCAACGGCTCCCCGCTATTCAACGGCGGCGCGGGATCGGGGCCGTCCGAAATCCGCGGCCACATGCTGGAGAACGACCTTGTCGAGGCGATCGTCGCGTTGCCGAACGACATGTTCTACAACACCGGCATCGCCACCTACCTATGGATCCTGTCGAACGCAAAGTCCGACGAGCGCAAGGGCAAGATCCAGCTCATCGACGCCACCGGTCTCGGCTCGAAGCTGCGCAAGTCCATCGGCTCCAAGCGCGTCGAGGTCTCGGAGGCTGACCGCGACCGTATCGTGCAGGCTTTCGCTGGCACCCAAGCCGAAGATGACAATCCTGATGTTCCGGTAAAGGTGTTCTCCAACCGAGACTTCGCCTACTGGACCATCACCGTCGAACGCCCGCTTCAATTGCGCTTCCAATGCACGCCGGAGGCGATCAGCGCTGTGGCCGAGCACAAGAAGCTCGGCAAGGTCGAGGGCCTTGTAAACGCGCTCGAAGCGTTCGGCGACGAGGCCTACCTGAACCGCGAGAAGTTCAACAAGGCCATCGGCAAGCACCTCGGTGACCACAGCGTCAGCCTAACCACGGCGCAGCGCAAGACGCTGTGGCAGACGATTGGCGTCCACGACGACACCGCCGATTACTGCCGCGTCGCCACTGGCAAGAACAAGGGCGAGATCGAGCCCGACCCCGCGCTGCGCGACACCGAGAACGTCCCGTTCGGCTGGGGCGGCCGCCCCAAGACCCACGAAGCCTTGAGAGAGACAGTGCAGGCGTACTTCGACGCCGAAGTGAAGCCCCATGTCGACGATGCCTGGATTGATTGGGACAAGACGAAGACTGGCTACGAGATCCCGTTCACCCGACACTTCTACACCTATGAACCACCTCGACCGCTGGCCGAGATCGACGCCGACCTCGAACGAGTCGTCGGCGAGATCATGGGGCTACTGCGCGAGGTGGAGGCGTGA
- a CDS encoding helix-turn-helix domain-containing protein: protein MAISLKSTLGTQVREIRRARGLTQEALAEQLEVSPRYLAGVERGERNLTLDSVDALAEQLGVEARSLLG from the coding sequence GTGGCCATCTCCTTGAAGTCGACGCTCGGCACGCAAGTGCGCGAGATCCGTCGTGCCCGCGGGTTGACCCAGGAGGCGCTGGCCGAGCAGCTCGAGGTCTCGCCCCGGTACCTCGCCGGCGTCGAGCGCGGCGAACGAAACCTGACACTGGACTCAGTCGACGCGCTGGCGGAGCAGCTCGGCGTGGAGGCGAGGTCGCTGCTGGGCTGA
- a CDS encoding ComEA family DNA-binding protein has protein sequence MDPFEPADDAARPARARSRLWWATRPGIAIKAGVVLLAVGLAVTGWLLLRPPPGQIQRPPLPAAAGVDDAAGPDPADRTGGSANAHEPGAGGPPDQGAGGPPDQRPGDTGDTGDTGELIVHVAGAVLEPGLVTLPAGARIADALTAAGGSLPEAALDAVNLAAPARDGEQIYVPTREEGAPPAALGGEGGSGGAAPAGPVDLNTADATQLETLPGIGPVTAAKILGWREAHGPFGDVSDLLAVPGIGPATLAELEGRVRV, from the coding sequence ATGGATCCATTCGAGCCTGCGGACGACGCAGCTCGCCCCGCGCGCGCCAGGTCCCGCCTCTGGTGGGCGACCCGGCCGGGCATCGCCATCAAGGCCGGGGTCGTGCTGCTGGCCGTCGGGCTCGCGGTCACCGGCTGGCTCCTGCTGCGGCCCCCGCCGGGGCAGATCCAGCGTCCGCCCCTCCCGGCGGCGGCCGGGGTCGACGACGCGGCGGGGCCGGATCCCGCGGACCGGACCGGCGGGTCCGCGAACGCGCACGAGCCCGGAGCCGGTGGGCCGCCCGACCAGGGAGCCGGTGGGCCGCCCGACCAGAGACCGGGCGACACGGGCGACACGGGCGACACGGGCGAGCTCATCGTCCACGTCGCCGGAGCGGTGCTCGAGCCGGGGCTCGTCACGCTGCCGGCCGGGGCACGGATCGCCGATGCGCTGACCGCCGCGGGCGGGAGCCTGCCCGAAGCGGCACTGGACGCAGTCAACCTCGCCGCCCCGGCGCGCGACGGCGAGCAGATCTACGTGCCCACGCGGGAGGAGGGGGCGCCGCCGGCCGCCCTCGGGGGCGAGGGCGGAAGCGGGGGAGCGGCGCCCGCGGGCCCCGTCGACCTCAACACCGCGGATGCCACGCAGCTCGAGACGCTGCCGGGGATCGGGCCGGTCACGGCCGCGAAGATCCTCGGGTGGCGCGAGGCGCACGGCCCGTTCGGCGACGTCTCGGACCTCCTGGCCGTGCCCGGGATCGGTCCGGCGACCCTCGCCGAGCTCGAGGGGAGGGTGCGGGTGTGA